A single Anopheles maculipalpis chromosome 3RL, idAnoMacuDA_375_x, whole genome shotgun sequence DNA region contains:
- the LOC126560544 gene encoding inhibitor of nuclear factor kappa-B kinase subunit beta, producing the protein MIKPFEDPPLIGDWCREKRLGNGGFGVVTLWRNKQTQQAVAIKKFHILQDRSEITDKHCERWRNEVKLMTEAVQNENIVRTVNVQPSSFIQELLRSSANGLPVLCMEYCEGGDLRRVLNRVENCSGLREQDVRDVLRSLRNAVAYLHSLKITHRDIKPENLVLKQQGERFIYKLTDLGYAKALDKQSLNASLVGTVEYIAPDLIYCDRYNCSVDYWSMGVIGFEIITGLRPFIPHAPITRWMTHVQQKKSADIAITEDNRENYTYHTEIFPENHISDCFRKQLECWFRLALEWNPKQRGYVPYFKAESSSPSNGENGSNKPTSTVLKIFSLLDQILEKRILVLFSLYDCRWIDLEVTPETGMDTLRDHVYRVTGIPVDDIEFILPLEQKQSVVGDETRPYDLYLPEFYGKPMVYVVHRGNRECIVQRDLKPRIPKSITDVFQNIKIKLKPHMLRQFIGNSYYFIAQEQRLYGQVLDGIRNYGLTLNDSIARRKEEIDQMNKVVYAILGGVEYHKLTVFHARDALNVDRRIPSATFETASQQWIESSARIESNVRKLADMADTVTKRYDSVLKRSRDALRHTLLQPQTEQQQDKFGLRNVEYRYEQTRARIFEKILNEKSHMDMSQAVYECLKQRDVLLRELSFLELQQQILDVRREIQEIVKVVSKVIEVTEKYKRDLARLKLEHQNEVWKMLSDYSTSAAKSCENGFVNKPNFLVGGPTTPQLQSTVSNESFDAKRVGSPGDEGSNVEDLIAVNETLIYSTTDLLSNSFSLLKLADKVE; encoded by the exons ATGATTAAACCGTTCGAAGATCCACCACTAATCGGAGACTGGTGCCGAGAGAAACGGTTGGGCAATGGAGGTTTCGGTGTGGTGACGCTCTGGAGGAACAAGCAAACGCAACAGGCTGTTG cgATAAAGAAGTTCCACATTCTACAAGATCGCAGCGAAATCACCGATAAGCACTGCGAGCGATGGCGCAACGAGGTAAAGCTGATGACGGAAGCCGTCCAGAATGAAAACATCGTCCGGACGGTGAACGTACAGCCGAGCTCATTCATCCAGGAGCTGTTGCGTAGCTCGGCCAACGGACTGCCCGTACTTTGCATGGAGTACTGTGAGGGTGGTGATTTGCGCCGTGTACTGAAccgggtggaaaattgttccgGCCTGCGGGAACAGGACGTACGGGATGTTTTGCGCTCGCTGCGTAATGCCGTTGCGTACCTGCACAGTCTAAAAATAACGCACCGGGATATAAAGCCGGAAAATTTGGTGTTAAAACAGCAGGGCGAACGGTTTATCTATAAG CTCACAGATCTCGGTTATGCTAAGGCGTTGGACAAGCAGAGCCTTAACGCGAGCTTGGTCGGTACGGTGGAGTACATTGCACCGGATCTGATTTACTGCGATCGGTACAACTGTTCCGTCGACTATTGGTCGATGGGTGTGATTGGGTTCGAGATCATTACCGGCTTGCGCCCCTTCATACCGCATGCACCCATTACACGTTGGATGACGCACGTGCAGCAGAAAAAATCGGCCGATATTGCCATTACGGAAGACAATCGGGAAAATTACACATATCATACGGAAATATTCCCCGAAAACCACATTTCCGACTGTTTTCGCAAGCAGCTGGAATGCTGGTTTAGGTTGGCCCTTGAGTGGAATCCAAAGCAACGCGGTTATGTCCCATACTTCAAAGCAGAATCATCATCCCCTTCAAACGGTGAAAATGGCTCGAACAAACCGACGTCGACggtattgaaaatattttcccttcTCGATCAAATACTGGAGAAGCGTATTTTGGTGCTTTTCTCACTGTACGACTGTCGGTGGATTGATCTCGAAGTAACGCCGGAAACTGGTATGGACACGTTGCGCGATCACGTGTACCGGGTAACTGGCATTCCTGTGGATGATATTGAGTTTATACTTCCGCTGGAGCAAAAACAATCGGTCGTAGGAGATGAGACGCGCCCGTACGATCTGTATCTGCCCGAATTTTACGGTAAACCGATGGTTTACGTCGTCCATCGGGGCAATCGGGAATGCATTGTGCAGCGTGATCTTAAACCACGCATACCGAAAAGTATTACGGATgtgtttcaaaatattaagATTAAGCTGAAACCCCACATGTTGCGACAGTTTATTGGCAACTCGTACTACTTCATCGCACAGGAGCAACGGCTGTATGGGCAGGTGCTGGATGGCATTCGGAACTATGGGCTAACGCTGAACGATAGTATTGCTCGGCGGAAGGAAGAAATTGACCAGATGAATAAGGTTGTGTACGCGATACTGGGCGGTGTAGAGTATCACAAGCTTACGGTGTTTCATGCGCGGGATGCGCTCAACGTTGATAGG CGAATACCTTCCGCAACATTCGAGACGGCTTCCCAGCAATGGATCGAAAGCAGCGCACGTATCGAATCTAACGTACGCAAGCTAGCGGACATGGCTGACACGGTTACAAAGCGATACGACTCGGTGCTAAAGCGAAGCCGGGATGCATTGCGCCATACGTTGCTTCAACCGCAGACTGAACAGCAGCAGGACAAGTTTGGGTTGCGAAACGTCGAGTACCGATACGAGCAAACGCGGGCACGgatatttgagaaaatttTGAACGAAAAATCGCACATGGATATGTCGCAGGCCGTGTACGAGTGTCTCAAGCAGCGAGACGTTCTGTTGCGTGAGTTGAGCTTTCTAGAGTTACAGCA GCAAATTCTTGATGTACGCCGTGAGATACAGGAGATTGTGAAGGTAGTGTCCAAGGTAATTGAGGTGACGGAGAAGTATAAGCGTGATCTGGCACGGCTTAAACTGGAACATCAGAACGAAGTGTGGAAGATGCTGTCGGACTATAGCACTTCGGCTGCTAAGTCTTGTGAGAATGGTTTCGTTAACAAACCAAACTTTCTGGTCGGGGGTCCAACGACCCCACAACTACAGTCCACCGTTTCGAACGAAAGTTTTGATGCGAAGCGAGTTGGCAGTCCGGGCGATGAGGGTTCAAATGTGGAAGATTTGATCGCAGTAAACGAAACGTTGATTTACTC GACAACGGATCTGCTAAGCAACAGCTTTTCATTGTTAAAGCTGGCCGATAAAGTAGaatga